Proteins encoded by one window of Vitis riparia cultivar Riparia Gloire de Montpellier isolate 1030 chromosome 11, EGFV_Vit.rip_1.0, whole genome shotgun sequence:
- the LOC117925680 gene encoding serine carboxypeptidase-like 17, with protein MAEHRHFPRRLLLLLLLPFLFLSAIASTSSIIKTLPGYSGELPFYLETGYVGVGENEEVQLFYMFVKSQRNPVLDPLVMWLTGGPGCSTFSAFFYGNGPLSFDYKNYTGGLPSLLLNEYTWTSGLNIIYVDVPVGAGFSYSRTQEGYYSDDYKSSTDTYEFLNKWLLDHPEFLKNNLYVGGDSYSGIVLPMITEKIYYGNGIGTFLQMNLQGYILGNPVTDSYIDGNAQIKIAHRLTLIPDNLYESAKASCNGDFVTVNASNEECVADMEAISELISPIYTMQVLEPNCGISSQKPNERRSQQRSLIENSKHFPSGLGKKAAYPCHEYMYVFSEIWSNDESVREALHVREGTKGHWVRCNVSSLAYTKDVKSSIPYQRNLTQTGLRALIYSGDHDMSIPHVGTQEWINSLNLTLADTWRAWYTDAQVSGYTQRFTKDDFSLTFATVKGAGHVAIEYKAKECYAMIKRWFGYYPL; from the exons ATGGCTGAACACCGGCATTTCCCGAGACGTTtgcttctgcttcttcttcttccttttcttttcttatcagCCATTGCCAGTACAAGCTCAATCATCAAAACCCTACCCGGGTATTCTGGTGAACTTCCTTTCTACCTCGAAACCGG ATATGTGGGTGTaggtgaaaatgaagaagtgcagctattttacatgtttgtcaAGTCCCAGAGGAACCCAGTATTAGACCCTCTTGTCATGTGGCTGACTGGAGGCCCTGGTTGCTCCACTTTCTCTGCATTCTTCTATGGAAATG GTCCCCTTTCTTTCGACTACAAAAATTATACAGGAGGCTTACCATCACTCCTATTGAATGAATACACATGGACATCG gGCCTCAACATAATATATGTAGATGTACCTGTTGGAGCAGGATTCTCCTACTCAAGGACCCAAGAGGGTTATTATTCAGATGACTACAAATCTTCCACAGATACCTATGAATTTCTAAACAAG TGGTTGTTGGATCACCCTGAATTCCTGAAAAATAATCTATATGTGGGTGGTGATTCGTACTCAGGCATAGTTCTTCCAATGATCACTGAAAAGATATATTACG GTAATGGAATCGGAACATTTCTGCAAATGAACCTCCAA GGATACATTCTTGGGAACCCGGTGACAGATTCATATATTGATGGAAATGCACAAATCAAAATCGCCCACCGGCTTACACTTATACCTGATAATCTATACGAG TCTGCCAAAGCGAGTTGCAATGGAGATTTTGTGACTGTAAATGCAAGCAATGAAGAATGTGTAGCCGATATGGAAGCCATTAGTGAG TTGATCAGTCCCATATACACAATGCAAGTTTTGGAACCAAACTGTGGTATTTCATCCCAGAAACCGAACGAACGGAGATCGCAGCAGAGGTCTCTCATTGAGAATTCTAAACATTTCCCCTCAGGACTTGGCAAAAAAGCAGCATACCCTTGCCAT GAGTACATGTATGTGTTCTCTGAAATATGGTCCAACGATGAAAGTGTTCGAGAGGCACTTCATGTTCGAGAG GGCACAAAAGGGCATTGGGTGAGGTGCAATGTTTCCAGCCTAGCTTACACAAAGGATGTAAAGAGCAGCATTCCTTATCAACGGAATCTCACTCAGACAGGCCTCAGAGCTCTAATATACAG TGGCGATCATGACATGTCTATTCCACATGTTGGCACACAAGAGTGGATAAATTCACTCAATTTGACACTGGCTGATACTTGGCGAGCATGGTACACAGATGCTCAAGTTTCAGG ATACACACAAAGGTTTACAAAGGATGACTTTTCTCTAACATTTGCAACTGTAAAG GGTGCTGGTCATGTAGCCATTGAATACAAGGCTAAGGAGTGTTATGCCATGATTAAGAGGTGGTTTGGTTATTATCCTCTCTAA